The Sulfitobacter sp. SK011 genome contains the following window.
GGACCATAACCCCGTGGATCAGAGATTTAGCCGTTTTGATCTGGTTCCCACGCCACAGCACGGGATTTGGAGAACTGACTGGTTCGGCGCGCGAGTTGCTCCGCTCAGAGATGCACGCCCTTGCGCCCGGCAAGATCGACAAAATACTGCCACGCCACCCGCCCTGATCGCGCCCCGCGTGTGGCCTGCCATTCGATGGCTTCAGCCCGGAGCACATCATCGGCAATCTCAACGCCGTGCGCATCACAATAGCCCCGGATCATCGCCAGATACTGATCCTGATCACAGGCATGAAAGCCCAGCCACAGGCCAAAACGATCAGAAAGTGACACCTTTTCTTCCACAGCTTCAGCGGGATTGATCGCCGAGCCGCGTTCATTTTCAATCATGTCCCGTGGCATCAGGTGGCGTCGGTTCGAGGTGGCGTAAAGCACGACATTCTCTGGCCGCCCTTCAATTCCACCATCCAACACCGCCTTGAGAGATTTGTAATGGGCATCATCATGACCAAAGCTCAGGTCGTCGCAGAACAGGATAAAGCGCTGCTCAGCGCCGCGCAGAAGATTGAGCAATCGGCCAACTGATGGCAGGTCCTCACGCTGTAACTCGACAATCCGCAATGCTTCATGTGCTGCATGAACATCCGCATGTACCGCTTTGACAAGGCTGGATTTACCCATACCACGTGCGCCCCAGAGCAGGGCGTTGTTCGCTGGCAATCCGGCGGCAAACTGACGCGTATTTGCCAGCAATGTATCCCGCGCCCGGTCCACGCCGATCAGCAGGCTCAAATGGACACGCGACACATCCGGCACAGGCTCCAACCGGTCCGGATCCGTGTGCCAGACAAAGGCGGAAGCGGCGTCAAAATCCGGAGCATCCAATGGCGCTGGTGCCATCCGCTCCAACGCCCGCGCGATACGGTCCATCGGATCGTCAATCACTTGGCGTCCTCATCGTCAAATTCCGCAATCAGATCGTCCTCGTCGTCATAATAGCCTTCGGCACGTAGCTTGGCCTCACGCTTGGCCTCGACCCGACGGACCAGGAAAATCGAAACCTCATAAAGACCATAAACCACAACGAAAAGGATCACTTGCGTGATGACATCGGGCGGCGTGACCAGCGCAGCAAGGAGCAGAATACCCACCACTGCATATTTGCGCACATTGCTCAGACCCTCGGCGCTGACCAATCCGGCCTTGCCCATCAACGTCAACAGAACGGGCAGTTGGAAACACAGACCGAAGGCCACTATAAATTTGATTGTCAGGCTCAGGTACTCTTGGGCAGATCCCTGAAACGCGATTGCGGCGATGCCGCCGCCCTCCGCATCACCCTCGCCAATCAGTGTGCCAGCTTGTTGAAAACCAAGAAAGAAATCAAATGCCAGGGGGGTGACAACATAGAATGCAAACGCCGCACCAATGAAAAACATAAGCGGGCTTGAGATCAGGAAAGGCAGGAATGCGCCCTTTTCGTTCTTATACAGCCCCGGTGCCACGAACCGCCACATCTGATAGCTGATATAGGGAAACCCAAGCACCAAACCGCCCAGAAGCGAGATGGATATCGCAACGAAAAAGCCCTCTTGCAGTTTGATCAGGATCAGCCCGCAATCCTCTTGTCCGCGTTCCGCCATTGCCGAACACAAGGGATGGGTCAGGAAGTTGAAGATCGGGTTCCAGACGGTGAAACAGATGATCATCCCGATGATAAACGCGATCACCGAATGGATCAGCCGCGTCCGCAGCTCTGCCAAATGTTCGATCAGCGGTG
Protein-coding sequences here:
- the tatC gene encoding twin-arginine translocase subunit TatC, whose protein sequence is MSASNDIDDSAAPLIEHLAELRTRLIHSVIAFIIGMIICFTVWNPIFNFLTHPLCSAMAERGQEDCGLILIKLQEGFFVAISISLLGGLVLGFPYISYQMWRFVAPGLYKNEKGAFLPFLISSPLMFFIGAAFAFYVVTPLAFDFFLGFQQAGTLIGEGDAEGGGIAAIAFQGSAQEYLSLTIKFIVAFGLCFQLPVLLTLMGKAGLVSAEGLSNVRKYAVVGILLLAALVTPPDVITQVILFVVVYGLYEVSIFLVRRVEAKREAKLRAEGYYDDEDDLIAEFDDEDAK
- a CDS encoding ATP-binding protein, which encodes MIDDPMDRIARALERMAPAPLDAPDFDAASAFVWHTDPDRLEPVPDVSRVHLSLLIGVDRARDTLLANTRQFAAGLPANNALLWGARGMGKSSLVKAVHADVHAAHEALRIVELQREDLPSVGRLLNLLRGAEQRFILFCDDLSFGHDDAHYKSLKAVLDGGIEGRPENVVLYATSNRRHLMPRDMIENERGSAINPAEAVEEKVSLSDRFGLWLGFHACDQDQYLAMIRGYCDAHGVEIADDVLRAEAIEWQATRGARSGRVAWQYFVDLAGRKGVHL